A genomic stretch from Terriglobus sp. RCC_193 includes:
- a CDS encoding response regulator transcription factor: protein MNILVIEDDTRIAALVNRALREEGHRVSICYDGHEGEECLLNGQFDVALLDILLPGIDGFTVLERVRRKLCKTPILMLTAVDAVPKIVDAFDRGADDYLVKPFILEILLARVTALGRRVIREDPQALSAGDIVLDPGRRVAIRNRKEIALTRKQYVLLETLMRRKGLVTSREQLIEAGWEFAADVKENTLDVYIHGLRSKLQVDHTVIRTVHGIGYIFEEG from the coding sequence ATGAACATACTGGTCATCGAAGACGATACGCGGATTGCAGCCCTGGTGAACCGTGCACTGCGTGAAGAAGGCCACCGTGTGAGCATTTGCTATGACGGACATGAAGGTGAGGAGTGCCTGTTAAACGGACAGTTTGACGTCGCTCTGCTGGACATCCTTCTTCCCGGTATTGATGGCTTTACTGTGTTGGAGCGTGTGCGCCGCAAGTTGTGCAAGACACCCATCCTGATGCTGACGGCGGTGGATGCAGTGCCAAAGATCGTGGATGCTTTCGATCGTGGTGCAGATGATTACCTGGTGAAGCCATTCATCCTGGAGATCCTGCTGGCTCGGGTAACAGCGCTTGGCCGACGCGTTATTCGCGAAGATCCGCAAGCGCTCAGCGCGGGCGATATCGTTCTGGATCCGGGCCGTCGAGTTGCTATCCGCAATCGCAAAGAGATCGCGCTGACACGCAAGCAATACGTGCTGCTGGAAACTCTGATGCGCCGCAAAGGCCTTGTCACTTCGCGCGAGCAGTTAATTGAAGCTGGCTGGGAATTTGCGGCAGACGTAAAGGAGAACACGCTGGATGTGTATATCCACGGGCTGCGCTCAAAACTTCAGGTAGATCACACGGTGATCCGTACGGTGCATGGCATCGGCTACATCTTTGAAGAGGGATAG
- a CDS encoding ATP-binding protein has translation MLSVRAKLALLYSLVMFTGLVLFGMLTYGLLHYELIQGKQTHLDGREARLISLLQTNEASRTQASIIEQLKNYALVTHEGNLFHIRNADGSWMFPTDQPGPDLPQSEGCEHPTYGTVILQGGPVLVLCHAMLLKGQPVRLYIGGVLDEEAIILSRYRNALFLLLPALLIVASVSGYLLSRHALKPVDRITRAALEIGVGNLSSRLPVPTARDEVQNLVIAWNQLLARLEAAVLRLSRFSADASHDIRTSITVMLATAQLSLIRPREEDEYRHDLEKIVTECRTATTLLDALLTLAQSDNFINEVQFKRVDLSELVVSGCRRVEDLAESCSIYLDWQLPEQSISVNGDEVLLQRLLGILLDNAIRYTPQHGEIRVEVSWGGMRPRVTVRDTGVGMPESVRAHVFDRFYQADLREGKSRAGNGLGLSIGRWIADAHGADLAVESTPLQGSTFHIDFPEGDELHVSSEAIAELSQF, from the coding sequence ATGCTTTCGGTGCGCGCAAAACTCGCGCTGTTGTATTCGCTTGTCATGTTCACAGGGCTGGTGCTCTTCGGCATGCTGACGTACGGTCTGCTGCACTATGAACTCATCCAGGGCAAACAAACACATCTGGATGGGCGAGAGGCGCGACTCATCAGTCTTCTGCAAACGAATGAGGCTTCGCGTACGCAGGCCAGCATCATCGAGCAGTTGAAGAACTACGCTCTGGTGACGCACGAAGGCAATCTCTTCCACATACGTAATGCGGATGGCTCGTGGATGTTTCCTACGGATCAACCAGGGCCAGACCTGCCACAATCGGAGGGATGCGAACATCCAACCTACGGCACGGTCATCCTTCAGGGTGGGCCGGTATTAGTGTTGTGCCATGCCATGTTGCTGAAGGGGCAACCGGTGCGTCTCTACATCGGTGGCGTGCTGGATGAAGAGGCCATCATCCTCAGCAGGTACCGCAACGCGCTGTTCCTTCTCTTGCCTGCGCTGCTGATTGTGGCATCGGTCAGCGGATATCTTTTGAGCCGCCATGCTTTGAAGCCGGTGGATCGTATTACGCGTGCCGCATTGGAAATTGGTGTTGGCAATCTCTCCAGCAGATTGCCCGTGCCCACGGCGCGTGATGAAGTGCAGAACCTGGTGATTGCCTGGAATCAGCTATTGGCAAGGCTTGAAGCTGCGGTGTTGCGACTGAGCCGCTTCTCCGCAGATGCATCGCATGACATTCGTACTTCCATCACCGTCATGCTGGCGACGGCACAGCTCTCGTTAATTCGCCCACGCGAAGAAGACGAATATAGGCATGACCTGGAGAAGATTGTCACGGAGTGCCGCACTGCCACTACGCTGCTGGATGCGTTGCTGACGCTTGCGCAGAGCGACAACTTCATCAATGAAGTGCAGTTTAAGCGGGTTGATTTATCAGAGTTGGTCGTAAGTGGATGCCGGCGTGTGGAAGACCTTGCCGAATCCTGCAGCATCTACCTTGACTGGCAACTTCCAGAGCAATCGATCAGCGTTAACGGCGATGAGGTTTTATTGCAGCGCCTGCTCGGCATCCTGCTGGACAACGCGATTCGCTATACGCCGCAGCATGGCGAAATTCGAGTAGAGGTTTCCTGGGGCGGGATGCGACCGCGCGTTACGGTGCGCGATACCGGTGTGGGCATGCCGGAAAGCGTGCGCGCGCATGTCTTCGATCGCTTTTATCAGGCGGATCTGCGAGAAGGGAAATCGCGCGCTGGCAATGGTCTTGGCCTTTCCATCGGGAGATGGATTGCAGACGCTCACGGTGCGGATTTAGCGGTGGAAAGTACACCTCTTCAGGGGTCCACATTCCACATCGATTTCCCTGAAGGAGACGAACTGCACGTTTCCAGCGAAGCGA